In Aerosakkonema funiforme FACHB-1375, a genomic segment contains:
- a CDS encoding PAS domain S-box protein, with amino-acid sequence MIIKRRLLAKNLALLFVFAAILPLIAGGTLSIYSGFRFSNREIATRQESIIALGNTYISTSVDRIFYNLKLLGDLTSKSPNHALQSLAEICVDSLSLYQKITLTNSQGQELYSLVECQPVAPKSLTNISQTEAFFRAKKAGEFISKVSFVKDKPLVTISRNILSKNGDQFVVIAVVNFENLWTKLSILEPGKGSYFYIVDRQGNLIGYKDIKVVGERKNLASFPTVSLLIKRGKGITAKRYIGLLGVEVIGTSTLIRRTGWGIIVEQPVAQALAAPQRLIVHFTLLIVAVSFVAIVAAIMLAQYIGHPINLLAQGAEAIAQGDLSYFIKINSKNEIGILARAFNQMTRQLRISRETLEEYNRTLEQRVERRTQELKKSQQRLSLLFQQTPLAVIEFNTNFEVIEWNPAAEQIFGYTKDEAIGHHLTDLIVPENAKVEVNQFIEALLARCSPTRNTNDNLTKDGKSIICEWYSTPLIDSDGNAIGIASMALDITARKQVEEELRTSKEYLRLIIDNIPQQVFWKDTNLVFQGCNKNWAKYAQLENPEAVVGKTDYDLIPKREVAELFRAQDLHIMETDTPELHVIATKQKPSAEGKTIWLDISKIPIHDSSGKVIGILGVVEDITDRKYTEAILHRQAAVIEAALDGISILNYQGEFLYTNKAFAEINGYENPAELIGKSWKVMYSEDDLQRAEQRYQQEIIPALLKDRQWRGEETMVRKDGRKISLEVLHYILDSGEQVCITRDITARKQAESALREREEQYHSIFEATSDGLIINDFEGYVVEANTAACQMYGYHYEEFIGMHGSEFIHPQEHERALKDLQKLFKNGGYFKIQGTHVRKDGAAFPMEVHAMSFLYKGKLHMMSVIRDITERKQAEEAIRLEKEKSEQLLLNILPGAIADRLKEDRGYIADSFPEVTVLFADIVGFTDLSTRLSPTELVEMLNVIFSEFDRLAEKHGLEKIKTIGDAYMVVGGLPRPRTDHAEAIAEMALDMQAEIAQFNSSTDRSFSIRIGINSGPVIAGVIGIKKFIYDLWGDTVNTASRMESHGIPGCIQVTAATYEILQCKYLFEERGPIPIKGKGEMVTYFLTGRKVLGDR; translated from the coding sequence ATGATAATTAAGCGCCGTCTGTTAGCTAAAAATCTGGCTTTGCTGTTTGTTTTTGCCGCCATCTTACCTTTAATAGCTGGGGGTACTTTATCTATTTATAGTGGATTTCGATTTAGCAATCGAGAGATCGCTACTCGCCAAGAAAGTATAATCGCTTTGGGCAATACTTACATTTCTACCTCCGTCGATCGCATTTTTTACAACTTAAAATTACTTGGAGATCTTACCAGCAAATCTCCCAATCACGCTCTACAATCTTTGGCAGAAATATGCGTTGATTCTCTGAGTTTATACCAGAAAATTACATTAACAAACAGTCAAGGCCAAGAATTATATAGTTTAGTTGAATGTCAACCAGTTGCGCCTAAAAGTTTAACAAATATTTCCCAAACAGAAGCTTTCTTTCGCGCCAAAAAAGCAGGGGAATTTATCAGTAAAGTTTCCTTTGTTAAGGATAAACCTTTGGTAACCATATCGCGAAACATCCTAAGCAAAAATGGTGACCAATTTGTGGTAATAGCGGTAGTAAATTTTGAAAATTTATGGACAAAATTGAGTATACTTGAACCTGGAAAAGGCAGCTACTTTTATATAGTCGATCGCCAAGGTAATTTAATTGGATACAAAGATATAAAAGTAGTCGGAGAACGAAAAAATTTGGCATCATTTCCGACTGTCAGCCTCCTAATTAAAAGAGGTAAGGGAATCACAGCCAAACGATATATTGGTTTGTTAGGTGTAGAAGTTATCGGGACATCAACTTTAATCAGAAGAACAGGTTGGGGTATCATTGTCGAACAGCCAGTAGCCCAAGCATTAGCGGCACCGCAGAGATTGATTGTCCATTTTACTTTGTTAATAGTAGCTGTTAGCTTTGTGGCAATTGTTGCAGCAATTATGTTGGCTCAATATATCGGGCATCCAATTAATTTATTAGCTCAAGGTGCTGAAGCGATCGCGCAAGGAGATTTATCTTACTTTATCAAAATTAATTCCAAAAATGAAATCGGGATACTGGCTCGCGCTTTTAATCAAATGACGCGCCAGTTAAGAATATCCCGCGAAACATTGGAGGAATACAACCGCACTTTGGAACAAAGAGTGGAGCGACGAACTCAAGAACTCAAAAAATCGCAACAAAGGCTTTCTCTGCTTTTCCAACAGACACCTTTAGCAGTGATTGAATTTAACACTAATTTTGAAGTCATTGAATGGAATCCAGCGGCAGAACAAATTTTTGGTTATACCAAAGATGAAGCGATCGGCCATCATTTAACCGATCTAATCGTACCCGAAAATGCTAAAGTAGAAGTCAACCAATTTATTGAAGCCCTTTTAGCAAGATGCAGTCCAACTCGCAACACCAACGATAATCTTACTAAAGATGGTAAAAGCATTATTTGCGAGTGGTATAGCACACCTTTGATCGACAGCGATGGAAATGCGATTGGCATAGCTTCAATGGCGCTCGATATCACCGCTCGCAAACAGGTAGAAGAAGAACTGCGAACAAGCAAAGAATATCTGCGCCTGATTATAGATAATATTCCTCAGCAAGTTTTCTGGAAAGATACTAATTTAGTTTTCCAAGGTTGCAACAAAAACTGGGCAAAATACGCTCAACTGGAAAATCCGGAAGCAGTAGTAGGTAAAACAGATTACGACTTGATTCCCAAACGAGAAGTCGCCGAATTATTCCGCGCCCAAGATCTTCACATCATGGAAACGGATACACCGGAATTACACGTAATTGCTACCAAACAAAAACCCTCAGCAGAAGGGAAAACTATTTGGCTCGATATCAGTAAAATTCCGATTCACGATTCCAGTGGAAAAGTCATCGGTATATTAGGGGTAGTGGAAGATATTACCGATCGCAAATATACAGAAGCAATATTACACCGTCAAGCAGCAGTAATCGAAGCAGCATTGGATGGGATTTCTATCCTCAATTACCAAGGAGAATTTCTGTATACTAACAAAGCATTTGCCGAGATTAACGGCTACGAAAACCCAGCCGAATTAATTGGGAAAAGCTGGAAAGTTATGTATTCAGAAGACGACTTACAAAGAGCAGAACAAAGATATCAACAAGAAATTATACCTGCACTCCTAAAAGACCGACAGTGGCGGGGAGAAGAAACAATGGTAAGGAAAGATGGGAGGAAAATTTCACTGGAAGTTTTGCACTATATTCTGGACAGTGGCGAGCAAGTTTGCATAACACGGGATATTACCGCACGCAAGCAAGCCGAATCAGCACTGCGGGAGAGAGAAGAACAATATCACAGCATATTTGAAGCCACTAGCGATGGGTTAATTATTAATGATTTTGAAGGTTACGTTGTTGAGGCTAATACCGCTGCTTGCCAGATGTATGGATATCATTACGAAGAATTTATCGGTATGCACGGAAGCGAATTTATCCATCCTCAAGAACACGAACGCGCCTTAAAAGATCTCCAAAAACTGTTTAAAAATGGAGGTTATTTTAAAATCCAAGGAACTCATGTGCGGAAGGACGGTGCTGCTTTTCCAATGGAGGTACACGCCATGAGCTTTCTTTACAAAGGTAAACTGCATATGATGTCGGTAATTCGCGATATTACAGAGCGCAAGCAAGCAGAAGAAGCCATCCGCCTTGAAAAAGAAAAATCTGAGCAACTGCTGTTAAATATTTTACCGGGAGCGATCGCCGATCGCTTGAAAGAAGATCGAGGCTACATTGCCGATAGTTTCCCGGAAGTAACGGTTTTGTTTGCCGATATCGTTGGCTTTACAGACCTTTCTACCCGTCTATCACCTACTGAACTTGTGGAAATGCTCAACGTAATTTTCTCCGAATTTGACCGACTTGCGGAAAAACACGGTTTGGAGAAAATTAAAACAATTGGCGACGCATATATGGTGGTAGGCGGATTGCCAAGACCCCGGACAGATCACGCAGAAGCGATCGCGGAAATGGCGCTGGATATGCAAGCAGAAATTGCACAATTTAACTCTTCCACCGACCGCTCGTTCAGCATTCGCATCGGCATTAATAGTGGCCCAGTCATAGCAGGGGTGATCGGGATCAAGAAATTTATCTACGATTTATGGGGCGATACCGTGAATACAGCCAGCCGTATGGAGTCTCACGGCATTCCTGGCTGCATCCAGGTCACAGCCGCCACTTATGAGATATTACAATGTAAATATCTGTTTGAGGAACGCGGCCCTATCCCGATCAAAGGCAAAGGCGAAATGGTTACGTATTTCCTCACTGGCAGAAAAGTTCTTGGCGATCGCTAA
- a CDS encoding HNH endonuclease — MGKVLVLNASYEPLNITSWRRAVVLLIKGKAEQVEHNGKYLYSEFPLPTVIRLRHYVRVPYKEIPLTRRNILHRDSHSCQYCGYTGDDLTLDHVLPRSRGGGDTWENMVTACVRCNIKKGNRTPQEANMLLRHTPRKPYSSLYFEVAKHVKSGTHQEWSKYVIGT; from the coding sequence ATGGGCAAGGTTCTGGTGTTAAATGCCTCCTACGAACCGCTCAACATCACCAGCTGGCGGCGGGCGGTTGTTCTATTGATTAAAGGCAAGGCAGAGCAAGTCGAACACAACGGCAAATACCTCTATTCCGAATTTCCCCTCCCAACAGTGATTAGGCTGCGCCATTACGTCCGGGTTCCTTACAAAGAAATACCCTTAACCCGCCGTAATATACTGCACCGCGACAGCCACAGCTGTCAATACTGCGGTTACACAGGTGACGACTTAACCTTAGACCATGTGCTACCCCGTTCTCGCGGTGGTGGCGATACCTGGGAAAATATGGTAACGGCTTGTGTCCGCTGCAATATCAAAAAAGGGAACCGGACACCACAAGAAGCAAATATGCTTTTACGGCACACTCCGCGCAAACCCTACAGCAGTTTATACTTTGAAGTTGCCAAACACGTAAAGAGCGGAACGCATCAAGAGTGGAGTAAATATGTCATCGGTACTTAA
- a CDS encoding DHH family phosphoesterase: MSNTPVPLPHMQSRSLQPLDRLTLAAEPQLMEAKADIASVEPTATKRSITSLSEAASEQAKRSPNLSCGQKVEALRQSLERHREERQLIVVQDFPDPDGLSSAWTYKLIAQQYDIHCDIIYAGTLSHQENIALVKLTNLPAERWTVQTIKNKDLSAYQGLILIDNQGTTSQLMPFLQQAGIPTTVVIDHHKLQGNLQAEFVDIRPSVRATATILTQYLQAGLLNMDSSISEHVKCATSLMHGLRSDTNALRQAQEEDFLAAAYLSRFYDAQLLNAVLQTNRSKRVMDVIERSLKNRSVQNNFSIAGVGYLRYDNRDAIPQAADFLVTEENVHTALVYGIVHNEEEGIEMVIGSLRTTKLTLDPDEFLKEAFGQDNQGRFFGGGRMMAGGFEIPIGFLGGSNENSEYAKLKWEVFDTQIKQKLLKLINPTHDLIDSE; the protein is encoded by the coding sequence TTGTCTAACACACCAGTTCCTCTTCCCCATATGCAATCTCGTTCGCTCCAGCCGCTTGACCGATTGACTTTAGCAGCAGAGCCGCAATTAATGGAGGCAAAGGCGGATATAGCCTCTGTAGAACCTACGGCAACGAAGCGATCGATAACGTCGCTGAGTGAAGCTGCTTCCGAACAAGCTAAGCGCTCGCCTAACCTATCGTGCGGTCAAAAGGTGGAAGCTTTGCGGCAAAGCTTGGAGCGACACCGAGAGGAACGCCAGCTCATCGTCGTACAAGACTTCCCAGACCCAGATGGTTTATCCTCTGCTTGGACGTATAAATTGATCGCCCAGCAATACGATATCCACTGCGACATCATCTATGCTGGCACCCTCTCTCACCAAGAAAATATCGCGCTGGTAAAGCTGACAAATCTACCAGCAGAACGCTGGACAGTTCAGACAATCAAGAATAAAGATTTGTCAGCCTATCAGGGCTTGATTTTGATCGACAATCAAGGCACTACCAGCCAGTTAATGCCTTTCTTACAGCAAGCGGGTATCCCGACAACGGTAGTGATAGACCATCACAAACTGCAAGGGAACCTCCAAGCTGAGTTTGTCGATATTCGGCCTAGCGTGCGAGCAACCGCCACCATTTTGACGCAATACCTGCAAGCGGGGTTGCTCAATATGGATAGCAGCATCAGCGAACACGTTAAATGTGCCACATCTCTGATGCACGGTTTGCGATCGGACACCAACGCGCTCAGACAAGCACAAGAAGAAGATTTTCTCGCTGCTGCCTATCTCAGCCGATTCTACGACGCTCAGCTGCTCAATGCCGTCCTCCAAACAAATCGCTCTAAGCGAGTTATGGACGTGATCGAGCGCAGTCTCAAAAATCGCTCTGTACAAAACAACTTTTCCATTGCCGGTGTCGGTTACTTGCGCTACGATAACCGGGATGCCATCCCCCAAGCGGCAGACTTCTTAGTAACGGAAGAAAATGTCCATACCGCCCTTGTGTACGGGATTGTCCATAATGAAGAAGAAGGGATAGAAATGGTGATAGGGTCACTGCGAACCACCAAGCTAACCCTCGACCCCGATGAATTTCTCAAAGAAGCATTCGGTCAAGATAATCAAGGGCGCTTTTTTGGCGGCGGACGGATGATGGCTGGTGGCTTTGAAATCCCGATCGGCTTCTTGGGTGGCAGCAACGAAAACTCCGAGTATGCCAAGCTGAAGTGGGAAGTGTTCGATACCCAAATTAAGCAAAAGCTCTTAAAGTTGATTAACCCCACTCACGATTTGATCGACAGCGAGTAA
- a CDS encoding PAS domain S-box protein produces the protein MKFRLLPYLAGISAASLIIAGVWIVDRSEQQRFQERDRANVLNQLSTVRARLQGGLTSRIFLERSLVAYVSINPEIAPGEFERLARVITAQQTGIRSIALYKNTALSHIYPRQGQAAKIGFKPNLIPEHQQAIDRAIKSRNTVVIGPYDLPASGCKIGNSPHTPCPIPPSQVFVTYTPIFVAPTQETPQKNSYWGLASTIIDRDILFKEARLLDRPSREASALTDSQLQFALLSQNKFSSSRSVFFGDPTIFQKNPVILKLQLPNSSWQLAAIPEKGWQTQASMSWALRARGTVLALVTGILLFTWVRSPEKLRQAVEKATSALRQSETKYRELVENANSIILRIDTQGNITFFNEFAQRFFGYSEAEILGKNIIGTIVPTDGADTPSRKLAAAVRDILKHPEQYRCYENENIRRNGERAWVVWTNKPLLDEDGNLTEILAIGNDISEIKAIQAKLAQSEQQFRTLYESTIDAVMLLDGNVYFDCNRATLEMFGCIDKEQFCGKQPSDFSPPLQPDGSNSAALAAQRIATAFREGSCRFEWLHSRLDGSVFPAEVWLTAVDFGFDHSSNNPKSRRVLQAVVRDISDRKAREEALRTSQEMLARVMDNIPQAVFWKDRNSVYLGCNHKLATDVGLASTDDIVGKTDYDLSATKEQADSFYEVDRQIIAADIPAYHISETLRLANGQTAWIDTSKVPLHDAQGNVVGILGTYEDVTDRKRTEEALRESENKFRLLFEKSADAILLLDGDVFIDCNQAAVAMLRAKSKEELLNLHPSQLSPEIQPDGRSSFEKANENNSAALAKGCFRFEWVHRRADGTDFPVEVLLTAIPLDGKQILYVVWRDITERKWAEETLRASERRLRKHSIALLDLATRKTIATGDLNAAVREITEVATDILEVERASVWLFNEERSVIQCLDLYKRSAGDRTSGLELKAVDFPAYFQALQTERIIAAHDAHTDPRTSEFSVAYLTPLGINSMLDAPIRVGGKMVGVICHEHIGPARQWALEEEHFAGSLANFIALAMEAASRKQAQEALEKANEELEMRVEERTAVLKETNRQLLVEILERKRSEEALRVSEEKFSLIFRSCPDMISISTLEEGRLIEVNESFLIDSGFQREEVIGRTATELGIWVNPQDRLRIIQTIAQKGTVCNQECEFRKKSGEIIVGLLSAEKIHLNGEPCLLVVTTDITYRVRMEEALRYQQQQTERLLLNILPAAIADRLKLEETTIADSFEESTVLFADIVGFTELSAAKDPVELVELLNEIFSTFDSLTDRYGLEKIKTIGDAYMVVGGLPMPRRDHAEAVAELALDMQMEINLFNTETNRNLQLRLGINTGPVVAGVIGTKKFIYDLWGDTVNTASRMESHGIPGQIQVTASTYTLLRDKYLFEERGPIPIKGKGEMTTYFLIGRKDSGLSI, from the coding sequence GTAGCATATGTCTCCATCAATCCAGAAATCGCGCCCGGAGAATTTGAACGCCTTGCTAGAGTGATAACGGCACAGCAAACCGGTATCCGCAGTATAGCGCTGTATAAAAACACCGCACTCAGCCATATTTATCCGCGCCAAGGGCAAGCAGCGAAAATAGGCTTTAAACCGAATTTGATTCCCGAACATCAACAGGCGATCGATCGGGCAATTAAGAGCCGCAATACCGTCGTTATCGGGCCATACGATTTACCCGCTTCCGGGTGCAAGATTGGCAATTCCCCTCATACCCCATGCCCCATCCCCCCTTCTCAGGTATTTGTCACCTACACCCCCATTTTCGTCGCACCTACCCAAGAAACTCCCCAAAAAAATTCCTACTGGGGTCTGGCAAGCACAATTATCGATCGCGACATTCTTTTTAAGGAAGCGAGATTGCTCGATCGCCCCAGTCGCGAAGCATCAGCGCTGACTGATTCCCAATTGCAATTTGCCCTACTCAGTCAAAATAAATTCAGTTCCTCTAGGTCAGTCTTTTTCGGCGACCCGACCATCTTCCAGAAAAACCCAGTCATCCTCAAGCTACAATTGCCCAACAGTTCCTGGCAGTTAGCCGCAATCCCAGAGAAAGGATGGCAAACTCAAGCATCCATGTCTTGGGCGTTGCGAGCGAGAGGAACAGTGCTGGCGCTAGTGACCGGCATTTTGCTGTTTACCTGGGTGCGATCGCCAGAAAAATTACGACAAGCTGTAGAAAAGGCAACAAGCGCACTGCGACAATCCGAAACCAAATATCGAGAACTGGTTGAAAATGCCAACAGCATTATCCTGCGAATAGACACTCAGGGAAATATCACCTTCTTCAACGAATTCGCGCAACGCTTTTTCGGTTACTCGGAAGCAGAGATTCTCGGCAAAAACATCATTGGCACGATCGTCCCGACTGATGGGGCAGATACTCCCAGCAGAAAATTAGCAGCAGCAGTTAGGGATATCCTCAAACACCCCGAACAATACAGATGTTACGAAAACGAAAACATCCGTCGTAATGGCGAACGAGCTTGGGTGGTATGGACAAATAAACCTCTTTTAGATGAAGATGGAAACCTCACAGAAATCCTGGCGATCGGTAACGACATTAGCGAAATCAAAGCTATCCAAGCCAAACTTGCCCAATCCGAGCAGCAATTCCGCACGCTCTACGAATCGACGATCGATGCAGTCATGCTGTTGGATGGAAATGTTTACTTCGATTGCAACCGCGCCACATTGGAAATGTTTGGCTGCATAGATAAAGAACAATTTTGCGGTAAACAGCCCAGCGATTTCTCACCGCCATTGCAACCAGATGGCTCAAACTCAGCCGCATTAGCAGCACAAAGAATTGCCACAGCTTTTCGAGAAGGGAGTTGTCGCTTTGAATGGCTCCACAGTCGTTTAGATGGCTCAGTCTTTCCCGCAGAAGTGTGGCTAACCGCAGTAGATTTTGGATTCGATCATAGCAGCAACAATCCCAAATCGCGTAGAGTCTTGCAAGCCGTAGTACGGGATATCAGCGATCGCAAAGCGAGAGAAGAGGCGCTGCGGACATCCCAGGAAATGCTGGCTAGAGTGATGGATAATATCCCCCAAGCGGTTTTCTGGAAAGATCGAAACTCAGTTTACCTCGGTTGCAATCATAAACTGGCGACTGATGTTGGTTTGGCATCCACCGATGACATCGTTGGCAAAACAGACTACGACTTATCCGCCACAAAAGAACAAGCCGACTCCTTTTATGAAGTTGACCGACAAATAATCGCCGCAGATATCCCCGCATATCATATCAGCGAAACCTTACGCCTTGCCAACGGTCAGACAGCTTGGATAGATACTAGCAAAGTACCACTCCACGACGCCCAAGGAAATGTGGTGGGAATTTTAGGTACTTACGAAGATGTGACCGATCGCAAACGTACAGAAGAAGCATTAAGAGAAAGCGAAAATAAGTTCCGCTTGCTATTTGAAAAGTCGGCAGATGCGATTCTTTTATTAGATGGAGATGTCTTCATCGATTGCAACCAAGCAGCTGTTGCCATGCTGCGTGCCAAAAGTAAAGAAGAATTATTAAACCTGCATCCCTCCCAGCTATCTCCCGAAATACAACCCGATGGTCGTTCCTCTTTTGAAAAAGCCAACGAGAACAACAGCGCCGCCCTAGCCAAAGGCTGTTTTCGGTTTGAGTGGGTACATCGTCGCGCCGATGGCACAGATTTCCCAGTGGAAGTATTGCTCACCGCCATCCCCCTTGATGGCAAACAAATTCTTTATGTAGTCTGGAGAGATATTACCGAACGCAAGTGGGCGGAAGAAACCCTGCGAGCTAGTGAAAGACGCCTCCGCAAACATAGCATCGCTTTGTTGGATTTAGCTACGCGCAAGACAATCGCTACCGGGGATTTAAATGCGGCTGTGCGGGAAATTACAGAGGTTGCCACGGATATCCTGGAAGTAGAGCGAGCTAGCGTTTGGTTATTTAACGAGGAGCGATCGGTAATTCAATGCTTAGATCTATACAAACGCAGTGCGGGCGATCGTACCTCTGGATTGGAGCTAAAAGCAGTTGACTTTCCCGCTTATTTCCAGGCTTTGCAAACAGAACGCATTATTGCCGCCCATGATGCCCATACCGACCCCAGAACAAGCGAATTTTCCGTTGCCTATCTGACACCCTTGGGTATTAATTCTATGTTGGATGCACCGATTCGCGTCGGTGGCAAGATGGTCGGCGTCATCTGCCACGAACATATCGGCCCCGCCCGTCAGTGGGCCTTAGAAGAAGAACATTTTGCAGGTTCTTTAGCGAATTTTATTGCTTTGGCAATGGAAGCGGCTTCCCGCAAACAGGCACAAGAAGCACTAGAAAAGGCAAATGAAGAGTTAGAAATGAGAGTTGAGGAGCGCACGGCTGTCTTAAAAGAAACCAATCGGCAACTATTGGTAGAAATTCTAGAAAGAAAGCGATCGGAAGAGGCTTTGCGCGTTTCGGAAGAAAAGTTTTCTCTGATCTTTCGTTCCTGTCCTGACATGATTTCCATCAGTACCCTGGAAGAAGGGCGTTTGATTGAGGTGAACGAAAGTTTTTTGATCGATTCAGGCTTCCAGCGCGAAGAAGTCATCGGTCGAACGGCAACAGAACTGGGAATATGGGTCAATCCCCAAGATCGCCTGAGAATCATCCAAACGATCGCACAAAAAGGGACTGTTTGCAACCAAGAGTGCGAATTTCGCAAAAAATCAGGGGAAATAATTGTGGGGCTGCTATCAGCTGAGAAGATCCATTTGAATGGTGAGCCGTGCTTGCTCGTCGTAACCACTGATATCACCTACCGCGTGCGAATGGAAGAAGCCCTGCGCTATCAACAGCAACAAACTGAGCGTCTGCTGCTGAATATTCTACCTGCGGCGATCGCCGATCGTCTCAAACTGGAAGAAACTACTATTGCCGACAGCTTTGAGGAAAGTACGGTTTTGTTTGCCGATATCGTTGGCTTTACAGAACTTTCGGCTGCTAAAGATCCTGTAGAACTGGTAGAACTGCTCAACGAAATTTTCTCAACCTTTGATTCGCTTACCGATCGCTATGGGTTGGAAAAAATCAAGACGATCGGCGATGCTTATATGGTAGTGGGAGGACTGCCGATGCCCAGGCGAGACCACGCCGAAGCAGTGGCAGAATTAGCCCTCGATATGCAAATGGAAATTAACCTCTTCAACACCGAAACCAATCGAAACCTGCAACTGCGCCTGGGTATAAATACTGGCCCCGTCGTTGCCGGTGTGATCGGTACTAAAAAGTTTATTTACGATTTGTGGGGCGATACTGTGAATACTGCCAGCCGTATGGAATCCCACGGCATTCCCGGCCAAATTCAGGTTACAGCTAGCACTTATACCCTACTGCGGGATAAATATTTGTTTGAAGAGCGGGGTCCCATCCCGATCAAAGGGAAAGGCGAAATGACTACTTATTTTCTCATAGGCAGAAAAGATAGTGGTTTATCTATCTAA
- a CDS encoding citrate synthase produces the protein MTVCEYKPGLEGIPAAQSSVSYVDGQQGILQYRGIRIEELAEKSTFLETSYLLIWGTLPTKEELEAFEHEIRYHRRIKYRIRDMMKCFPESGHPMDALQASAAALGLFYSRRDLDNPAYIRAAVVRLLAKIPTMVAAFQLMRKGNDPVQPRDDLGYSANFLYMLNEREPDPLAARIFDVCLTLHAEHTMNASTFSARVTASTLTDPYAVMASAVGTLGGPLHGGANEEVIAMLEEIGSVENVRPYLEDRLERKAKIMGFGHRVYKVKDPRATILQNLAEQLFEKFGRDKYYDIAVELERAVEEKLAHKGIYPNVDFYSGLVYSKMGIPTDLFTPIFAIARVAGWLAHWKEQLEENRIYRPTQVYTGLHEAAYIPIEER, from the coding sequence ATGACTGTCTGCGAGTATAAGCCAGGTCTGGAAGGCATTCCCGCTGCCCAATCAAGCGTTAGCTACGTGGATGGACAGCAAGGTATATTGCAATATCGGGGTATCCGTATCGAAGAACTCGCAGAAAAAAGTACCTTCCTGGAAACATCCTATCTTTTGATTTGGGGTACGCTGCCAACGAAAGAAGAACTGGAAGCCTTTGAACATGAAATTCGCTACCATCGGCGAATTAAATATCGGATTCGGGACATGATGAAATGCTTTCCCGAAAGCGGACACCCGATGGATGCGCTACAAGCTTCAGCCGCTGCATTGGGTTTGTTCTATTCCCGCAGAGATTTAGATAACCCGGCTTATATCCGCGCTGCTGTAGTGCGACTTTTGGCGAAAATTCCCACAATGGTGGCAGCTTTTCAGCTGATGCGGAAGGGAAACGACCCCGTACAGCCTCGCGATGATTTGGGCTATTCGGCTAATTTTCTGTATATGCTGAATGAGCGGGAACCAGATCCGCTGGCAGCTAGGATATTCGATGTCTGCCTAACGCTGCACGCAGAACATACGATGAATGCTTCCACGTTTTCAGCACGGGTGACAGCTTCAACTCTGACAGATCCTTACGCAGTCATGGCTTCGGCTGTGGGGACTCTGGGTGGCCCACTGCACGGGGGCGCAAATGAAGAAGTGATTGCGATGTTGGAAGAAATTGGCTCGGTGGAAAATGTCCGCCCTTATCTGGAAGATCGCCTGGAACGCAAAGCCAAAATTATGGGCTTCGGACACCGAGTATACAAGGTAAAAGATCCGCGAGCAACTATTCTCCAAAATCTGGCAGAGCAGTTGTTTGAAAAGTTCGGTCGGGATAAGTACTACGATATTGCGGTGGAGTTGGAAAGAGCTGTAGAAGAAAAACTCGCTCACAAGGGAATTTACCCGAACGTGGATTTCTACTCTGGCTTGGTTTACAGTAAGATGGGTATTCCGACGGATTTGTTTACGCCAATTTTTGCGATCGCTCGCGTGGCCGGTTGGTTAGCTCACTGGAAAGAACAGCTCGAAGAAAACCGCATCTACCGTCCGACTCAAGTTTACACCGGACTGCACGAAGCTGCATATATACCGATCGAAGAACGTTAG
- the sixA gene encoding phosphohistidine phosphatase SixA: MTELYLIRHGIAAEPEQYSSDRDRPLTDEGKRKTRKVAARLSELNLHFGLILTSPLVRARQTAEILIAAGLSSQLEESNDLAFDGDIQNWLTWFEKWQQKGNTRLALVGHEPNLGNWAEILTWGEIRGSLVVKKAGIVGLTLPETGSPVGRSQLFWLASPKLLFVT; encoded by the coding sequence ATGACAGAACTCTACTTAATCCGTCACGGGATAGCTGCCGAACCCGAACAATATTCTAGCGATCGCGATCGGCCTCTGACCGATGAAGGCAAACGCAAAACCCGCAAAGTCGCCGCGAGACTCTCGGAATTGAATCTTCATTTCGGTCTGATTCTCACCAGTCCCCTCGTGCGTGCGCGTCAAACCGCCGAAATTCTCATCGCAGCTGGGTTGAGTTCCCAACTGGAAGAATCAAACGACCTCGCCTTTGACGGCGACATCCAAAACTGGCTAACTTGGTTCGAGAAATGGCAACAGAAAGGCAACACTCGCCTAGCGTTGGTCGGTCACGAACCAAACTTGGGAAATTGGGCGGAAATCTTGACTTGGGGTGAAATTCGAGGCTCTTTGGTCGTCAAAAAAGCCGGCATTGTCGGTTTAACGCTTCCGGAAACCGGATCGCCAGTCGGTCGCAGTCAGCTATTCTGGCTAGCATCCCCCAAGTTACTTTTTGTAACTTGA